The following is a genomic window from Mycolicibacterium sp. TY81.
CGAGAAGTTCGACGCGGTGGGCAAGAAGACGGCCCTGAGAATACCGGGTGCGCTGATGCTGAATCCAGGTGCCGAGATCGGCGCCAGACGGGGCCAGGTGCCGGCGGGGCACGTTGGAGTGACCGTGTTCGGCGGCGAATGCCCGAGCGGCCTGGTAATGCTGGTCCCACTGCCGAGTCAGCGAGTCGACGGTGTGAACGCTGAAAGCGCTAAAAAACTGTGCGGCAAGCTTCTTCGGCAATTTCGCGGGGAGGTGGATATCTAGGATATCGGTCTCGATGTCGGTGACATCATCGGCGCTAGGACCGTCAGCCAGGCGCTGCCGGACCAGTCCGAGATCGCGGTTCAGTGTCGGATCGTGGCTCTGCAGCGCAGCAAGGACCTGGCGCACGCGTTTGAATTCGCTTATGTCGATGACCGTTTCGGCGTCCTGGCTGTCATCGACTGTGACGGCCAGGACGATGAGGGCGGGCCGGTCATGATTGGGGTTCTTGCGGATAGCTCTGCCGACCGCTTGGGCCACATCAACCTCCGACGATCGCGGCTCGGCGAAGAACACGGCATCCAGAGCCGGGATATTGATGCCCTCGGTCAAACAGCGGGCGTTGGTGACCATGTTCCACCGCGCAGGGTCGTGAATAGCCAACGTCTGCGTGGCGGCCAGCCGATCACTGAGCTTGGTGGAGCCGTCGATATGGATGACCTTCGCGGCGCGACCGTCACGGACAAGGCCCCTGGCCGTCAACAGCGCGTGAGTGCGGCGAAAAGTGGCTGCAAACTCTGAACTTGCGGCAATCGTATTGTGAAACGCCAGCACGCTGGACAACCCGTAATCAGCGGCAGCCTGGGTCAGCGCGATCGAGGAGGCGACATGATCGGCGCGGGCTGCACCATCCTCGCCGGCCGCCAAACTGATCATCCGCAGATCCTTGAGCGCTGACGACACCGCGCTATCAGCCACCGCAATGACCGCGACCTTGAACGGTGACAGAATCCCTTGCTCGATAGCGGCCCGGGTGGGCAAGGTGAAGACCTGCCGTCCGTACAACTCAGGGTCATCCATGGAGGCCACCGAACGCCGTCGCGGCTTGCCCCCGCGAGTGCGCGGACCACTGTGCACCTTCGGTGTCGCGGTGAAGAACAGCCGAT
Proteins encoded in this region:
- a CDS encoding helicase associated domain-containing protein, giving the protein MDDPELYGRQVFTLPTRAAIEQGILSPFKVAVIAVADSAVSSALKDLRMISLAAGEDGAARADHVASSIALTQAAADYGLSSVLAFHNTIAASSEFAATFRRTHALLTARGLVRDGRAAKVIHIDGSTKLSDRLAATQTLAIHDPARWNMVTNARCLTEGINIPALDAVFFAEPRSSEVDVAQAVGRAIRKNPNHDRPALIVLAVTVDDSQDAETVIDISEFKRVRQVLAALQSHDPTLNRDLGLVRQRLADGPSADDVTDIETDILDIHLPAKLPKKLAAQFFSAFSVHTVDSLTRQWDQHYQAARAFAAEHGHSNVPRRHLAPSGADLGTWIQHQRTRYSQGRLLAHRVELLESLPGWAWNQHEAIWNQRFNALTDFIKAHGHPYPDYKYRTPAGDALGIWVQNQRAAYKLGRMC